In the Pectinophora gossypiella chromosome 27, ilPecGoss1.1, whole genome shotgun sequence genome, gccatgatcacgggatgactgatgagattggagtggagtaggtagatccataattttctacgggcagacatatctgtctaccctctttctttgccgcttgtttatgtttttgatatcggaatgttcaatttaaacgcggtaagaacctgttattatgcgtaaacttaaaacaatgtaagatAAAGATGTTTTTGTTGATGTTGTTGTGTTTTGTTTCGTTTGTGTTTTGTCGTTGTGTTTTGTTtcgtttgttttgttgttgtgttgtgttgtgttgatgGGGTGTGAATCCCGCATGCAATATAGCGAACTACAGCAGTCTTCATCCTCACCAGACTTAACAATCTCAGTCATGGTCTCGAAGTCGAGCACGCTGTCGATGGGCAGCATGAAGCAGTCCTTCAGCTTGGTCATCACCTCCTTGACGCTCTTCTTGCGCAGGTCCAGGGCTCCGGAGATTATGTTCACTTCTTCTTTGTCCAGGTCGTTCACGTGGTTGGTTACCTGATggaaaagaaataatactacgtatagaaaggcctgtacccagcagtgggacgtatataggctgtttatatacagtcatgagcaatataatgtacccactttaggaccctgtcgcactaacatatttgacatttaatgagacttacagttcaatttgtcataaaagttaatgtgacatggtaccaaagtgtatacatattaatgctcgtgaccacatgtgtatagaacggcaactctccgcagagtcatggtctaaatcatccatcaaagttttcgttacgatgtcactaatacccttaTCAttaccaatttaagagccacgctcttgtcggtgtagcattctccatactactttttagggaaaattgggcagtggtttccctcttgccttccgccccgaagTACTttgtttgacgcgagtgggatggcgcccagagtagtctattacaaagccgtactaggactcctgttctccgcctctgaataatactgacagttacccTGTTTATATGAAAAAGAAGTTAAGTTTTCGAAGAAATTCATACCTTGACAAGTTCCTTTAGCCTCTCCCTGTTGTAATGTGTGCCGATCTCCTCCCCGAGGAAGTAATCCAACAGCTTGCTCGTCGGCCACGCCAGCGGGGCGCAGATACCCATCACGATCTGGTCAATAAGTCATTACAATTATTAGATGGAAACTTAGAAAGCACAGATTatacactggcctgcaaaaataaatagtaaatactaCACTTTTAACATTATAaagatcatggtataagaaaatggTATGCTCTAAAGTGACAGCTAATATTtgaaggttagcccagctgacgtcatcccgccctgtgttgccattttgtaaaaaataaattacccacgaccaatgtttttatatttattttgcaaggaaattttgaactttcacACAAGTAATCGTGACaagtaaatacattagtcagtaattcaacTTACTAAAtcgtcaataataaaatttacatccttGGAGACATTGGAGACATGGttctgagaagctgcagtagttttaggcggatgagacgttcgttatgtaaaaattgacgattcaaagtgtaactatattaccaactgaataaagatatttttgaatatgaatttgaCATGTTGGAGAcattggagataccaatttaatggtaacacttacgtcatcatttttttttttttgttttgtttttccccgaagggtaaggcaaagggaactatgcccatacagccatgtctcacgtattttttttcttgatgattaatgaaatgatgaaaggtgatgatgatgaaacctaagcccccaccctcggagtagactcctactccgaaccccaaacgaattaactcaaaagtccgcataaacttttgagttatgaagcggcttcccggcacgaagcgaaaataggcagatacactttgtttattgaatactccaatataataacactcgcgaatgtcttcctaCTAACTTAATACGAtgattaaccacaaaacaccacttcgtattaattatttagattactcaatgaagaaagcaactgtcccgttcccgtttcccgccgaaaagccttacgtcacaagggctagcaatggcgacttgtcataggattgagcatacctcgttttcttataccatgcgtgACACCTGATTTTGGTCGTATTTTGACAGACCGACATGATTTATATGGGTTTATTTATATGGGTTTAttcggtgtgtgtgtgtgtgacgagatgtgctcacgctgcgtacctacactcaactaattgtcgatcttggataataatacttctttgtacgtcacgccagtgatgatggctagtccacgttcaaatggccctccattttggtggacagtaaattgtattagattaaggttgttatttttatttaataaaagaaaaaaaaattatttatttatttatttatttattcatggaaCTCCAGCACAGTACATTTCTTACATGACATTAAGTTTTTTTGGGTTGTTGTGGGTTCACATATatataaatagcaatattgctttcttagatgaaatgcttcgacgtggccattttagcccccaaAACCTATGTCCTCACACCACCTTTCAATAAATTGCAAATTATTCTTTCAGGTCCATTCGCTGtgtgttaaaatatataataagatttAAAAAGCATTGCCAGACAGCAccgatttaaataaattcaaaagaaGTTTAAAACAGTACCTAATtgacaaaagtttttatactctGCAGGAGTTTTGTAATGATTAgtagttttcttttattattatgtatacttgttctcatttattatgtttaagcctaaaaaTATGCTGTACTTCTCCTTTAAAatgctgtgcccaatccgggtccatatgtgttactcaccttatattaccaacctcctaccatgtggaacgcaataaatgatatgattatgattaaccCCCCGATTGTGTACCATAAATATCCCACTCACCTTCATAATCCAAATACTCTTCGCGCCGATCAGCAAGCCGTGTCGCGCGCAGATAGCCTGCGGCGTGATCTCGGCGATGAAGACGATGGCCAACGTGGACCCGATGACGGCCACCAGCCCGGACGTGAGGTCGTCCAGGATGACGGTGAACGTGCTGTTCACAGCCACGTTACTCAGCAGGATTGTGCAGAGAAGGTAATTGCCGTGGGACCTGTGGTAGTTACAAAATGCCTTAACATCATGACCGGATCTACCTATGGGCTAATGGGTctgcagcccagggccccggggtcccaaaaagtaaaaaatgtctgttaaaatattttttgctattagttAAGTATTAAGGGCCCCCAAGTAGTTTCAGCCCAGGGCCCCACAAATTCACGATCCGGCCATGCTTAACATGTTCCGGGAGCGGCGAGACTCGAGAGACGAGCATAGAAATCTTATGCaacacaacatcatcatcagcccattaacatccccactgctggggcacgggccttccctatggatggatagggagatcgggccttaaaccaccacgcgggcccagtgcggattgatggttattaacgactgctaatgcagccgggaccaacggcttaacgtgccttccgaagcacgcaggagctcgagatgaaaagttttttttttgtggtcacccatcctatgaccggcctttgcgaaagttgcttaacttcaacaatcgcaaaccgagcgcgttaaccgctgcgccaccgagctcctcaaatgttTAACCGTTTAACAGGATTGTGCAGAGAAGGTATTTGTCGTAGGACCTGTGGTAATTATAAAATGCCTTAACATGTTCCGGGAGCGGCGAGACTCCAGACACGAGCATTGAAATCTCACAAAACCGTTAAACAGGATTATGCAGAGAAGgtagttgtctttttttttagacgtgacttattgtagatttgccgcagatagcattaactacttagccggacaatggggagcgctgaaggctctcacccggtacaacgtttaatacGCATCAgaggtgcgcttttgaagtagcggtgCCTACTTGCCTGATATGACAGaacaaatataaatagtaaaattaaattgctaAAAACAACCTCACCTGACCGGCATGATAGCTCTAGCGTATTTCCGTTCCTTCTCCGTGCCAGTATTGGCGATAATCTTCAACTCTGTCCTGTCCAGAGCCATCAGACCCAGGTTAAGACCAGAGAACAAAGAAGCCAGGACAAGGAGAATGATGATCAGGATAATGGACACCCATAAAGGAAGGAGTTTGTTATGTGTGGCCAGTATCTTCCATTCTTCGGATCCCTGATGAATGAATTCAACGTCTGATGATGAGTTTTTGACGCAGATGTAGAATTTGTAGTCTTTTATTGGTGGTGGAGCCTTCATGTCTAGGAGGGCGGAGTTTTCTTCGGCGTATTTCACCTAGGAAAAAAAtactacataaataaaagtgtaaaaagcAATTAGATTATTTCTTGGCGGTTGAAGAGTCAAGTCCATGATTTAGGTACCAACGATACTTATGTGACACGTCGAGAGCAGTGGTAGCCAATTTggacgcttgactctcaatgcGAGGTTGCTGGTTCGAATCcaagcacgggcctaaaccaatgattatcacgtgcgtgaaggaaaacatcgtgaggaaactcacgtTACCAATAAATGCGTTACGAAGGTACGCGACCTAAACAGTACTGGACTGGTtatctcttcgcgggttggaaagtcagacaggcagtcgctcctgtaaaataccggaccagTCAAATTTTCAGGTGAGATAAGCGAACCtgcgaaaacgggataatgctaaggagatggcAATTGTAACTGTCCTATGGCTTCGCTGGAAGAAAACCGACATTTAGTTCTAATACGGAATATTCAATTATTTTCGGGTTTCGCGTGACTTTACGGCGATTGAAAATGCTCTAGTTCGTCCATCGTAACGActacagagggggatgattcaaaccatgattctgagttgatatatcaaatgaaatttcctgtcagaaaattcatgaaaaagtgtatttttaattattttcattttcatacttttgataaatttaatttgatatcaactcagaatcatggtcagaatcatctctcaaagttttcgttacgatgtcactaacaccctgcatagtTCCTTCATCCTGTCGTGAATtaatttatgtacagtcatgggcaatatgatgtataactcccggcaaacttcttgagcatcgagtgtcgtagtgggggaaagttcgcgcacgtacacttccgtgcaaaaaaatgaacttttgattattagaaaataattctcattaacttcattaaaaaaaaaaacaattattatattatttaattatgtaaataaaactaaacttatattattatagtttattaaaacttatattatattatttatacttaataaaaaactaatcgtcaggtaagtatgatattccttccatgagattgaaaccagcaataccatagctagtgctaggttttggatctgtagacatagacctcgtgctagtaactaattcttaaacttaaaaaaatgagcaataacaaaaaaaatctaataaaagagcaataacaaaaacgtgacagtttcactgcacgcaagtgtattcgggagtcaaagggacgaagacagagtgcgcgggggaagtatcggctgatctaccaatagccggtcgatgcggtattcacccgcccccgcggcccgtaccgcaccaccaaagagatctaaaattcggttgtgcgcagtcaaggtcgatgctcaagaagtttgccgagacctatacccactttaggactctgtcgcactaacatatatgacatttaatgagacttacagttcaatttgtcaaaaaagttaatgtgacatggtaccaaagtgtatacatattatgctcgtgaccgtacttatgtaaaaagataaTACTTACATGATATTCGTCTTCCAACAAATGCGTGCAGGCGTGTCCATACGGCTGACTGAAATGCGTGAAGGCGATCACCGTATCATTCGTGAACCCTTCACCGAACAACCTCATTATGAAGTTAGTCTCTCTAAGTACACTTGGTATAGCACCGTCTACGATTTTAGGCTCCTTAtctgcttcttccactcttaaaCCCATTAATCTAATCCTACTGTAAACGATTGGCTTCGTTGCCACTGTCGGCACACTAGTATTACTTACAGCGCCCTCTCTCGGCGCGCTTGTATCacttacagcgccatctatcggcGCAGTATCGGTGGTCTCACCAGGCGTTTCGTCCGCTTGTCTTTTGCTTCTAGATTTGAAATCCAAATCGTTATCaatattgaatttaaattcGTCGTTAAGACCTGTTATTTTGTAACTAGTATCCTGTTCTTGGAGCTGGTATTTTTCTATCTTAGCGGTAGCGGGCGAGAACGTCTCTATGTCGCCGCCATCTTGTTTCTGGCCGCCATTGTAGTTGACAGTCAGGTCGTCGCCGAAGAATGTTAGGTTATCGTCATCTTCTAGACTTTCGATGCTGTTTCCAGTAGTTTCTGGAGATTTTATCATCTGTTTACTGTATAGTGGAGCATTTTGTTCGCTCTCCTCATCCTCTGGagttctgtgaaaaaaaaatcatagttAAACATGGGCGTAACGTAGATTTTGGTCTTCTAAGTTATAACTCAAATGGAACTCTCAATAGAGTATTTgaccaggtcaaagataaaatataaaatgctaatctagaattaaatgccagtctaagatgatcataattttactttacgatttattatcgaattttatttatattaatttaattaattattactatattttttttagcaaTAATGAGTACGTCATTTGACAGCTTTATTGAtgacaggacagtatttccatacaaactccgaagaaaactttcgttttgacgtttcgtaaaaagtatcccaTTTtgcgatatgattgccaacgttagGCCATATCAttaaggaccccgataccgaccccgccggccgGCACATTTTTTTATCAGCCAGAACTTGAAATGTCCTAAGTAGATACGGAATAATTTGCCAACAGGGTtcagggtctgcatgacaacctgcgcttttttcttgacgtgacttattgtagatttgccgcagatggcattaactactttgccggacaaatggggagcgctgaaggctctcacccggtacaacgtttaagacaacaggcctgagggtgcttagttgggcgcgaacctcggctcagggcgtcgtctgggaggaaaaatatttgaaagaattaatcgaccctagtgggtcgatagcgataagcgctgaatgagggaaatcgtcgaccacgccggcggggtcggtatcggggtcctgaagtgtttggtgtcgcgagctgattggctgcctctatggctagagaacAACCTACGCGAAAAccagtcacatacctccgaaaatgcatttctcggaaatatgGCCACCACCTCCACGACATTACTTACTGCCATAAATCGCTATCGGACACTAAGCCCGCCCCTCGATTTCAGTAATGGATGGAAGTAGGTCAGTGGTAATATCGCGATGGGCTTTTAAAACGACACGCGACGGCAGTGTTGTTATAAGTtataggtacagtcacgagcattaatatgtatacactttagtaccatgtcacattaacttttttaacaaattaaaccgtaagtctcattaaatgtcaaatatgatagtgcgacagggttctaaagtgggtacatgatatagctcacgactatatcacctTATGCTATGTtcaaatacaaatttaaaaatatctttatacaataggcaacatagttacactttgaatcgtcaattttaacataacgaacgtctcatccgcctaaaactaggtactgcagcttctcacaacctgtatgtatagccggggaaaagaagctgcaagaaaaacctcggcacagggccctagacgttctttaaaaaaat is a window encoding:
- the LOC126378826 gene encoding unextended protein-like, which encodes MATACCLRTSGVFLLLFLLKSSCGSPPWILSVRVSETACKDNNCALKFDVNGEFDQWSLTHIPAVRGSLCSQFVPVIENKIELISKEKLFFCAKNANGWFHQGERLYLEPDDVTGWTVRTPEDEESEQNAPLYSKQMIKSPETTGNSIESLEDDDNLTFFGDDLTVNYNGGQKQDGGDIETFSPATAKIEKYQLQEQDTSYKITGLNDEFKFNIDNDLDFKSRSKRQADETPGETTDTAPIDGAVSDTSAPREGAVSNTSVPTVATKPIVYSRIRLMGLRVEEADKEPKIVDGAIPSVLRETNFIMRLFGEGFTNDTVIAFTHFSQPYGHACTHLLEDEYHVKYAEENSALLDMKAPPPIKDYKFYICVKNSSSDVEFIHQGSEEWKILATHNKLLPLWVSIILIIILLVLASLFSGLNLGLMALDRTELKIIANTGTEKERKYARAIMPVRSHGNYLLCTILLSNVAVNSTFTVILDDLTSGLVAVIGSTLAIVFIAEITPQAICARHGLLIGAKSIWIMKIVMGICAPLAWPTSKLLDYFLGEEIGTHYNRERLKELVKVTNHVNDLDKEEVNIISGALDLRKKSVKEVMTKLKDCFMLPIDSVLDFETMTEIVKSGYSRIPVYEGHRGNIITVLFIKDLAFVDPDDNTPLRTLCQYYQNPCNFVFEDVTLDVMLKQFKEGHKGHMAFVQRIDREGDGDPVYETVGLVTLEDVIEEMIQAEIVDETDVISDNRTKKRLPRPINKFQDLASFAGHQHQRVHVSPQLVLATFQFLSASVDAFRPEVISETVLRRLLKQDVIQHIKLRGDEAKDDPKRYVFQEGKPVDYFVLILEGRVEVTVGRENLVFEAGPFTYFGVQALTQNVGLAESPAPSTLGSLQNLNMDSMLRHTFVPDYSVRAIAELYYLTIKRSMYLAAKRATLMEKGALNKGGTNEQIEPEVDKLLREGDYRVDNIKEEAPPKPFLPSSASPLTNSTFKSDKDEHPNPEEERLLKK